A stretch of the Bdellovibrio sp. 22V genome encodes the following:
- a CDS encoding TonB-dependent siderophore receptor: protein MGSFKLTAILLTPFFAATSFAESQLSTITIKNPGTSEISDVSGMGEIPVKELPVSVKLISNETMQAQGIHRLADITLIDASATDSYTATGYWDYLSLRGFTLDNRGNYLREGLPINAETSMGLDNKERLEILKGLTGVQTGTSAPGGLVNYVVKRPTNKDLRVVRSELNDKGNVLTAADVGGRVQGFENAGYRMNIAYEKLEPHLRDSDGSRALVSLANDLRLGGSALVETEIEWSRRSQPSQAGFSLLGPKLPEVADPSLNLNNQAWTQPVVFTGLTGSVKFSQTLSESVNWNVIVGSQNLTTDDRLAYPYGCSAENNYDRYCSDGTFDMYDYRSENERREMHALKMTLQKQAQLGESRHQFSFGILGTTANERFQRQAYNYAGIGNVQGTGVGTANATLNDESTNRDSQNAEASVMDAVSFGAWQAWLGLRYTYIHRASVRTDGSRAVDNSQNFVIPWGALSYDFEKVMAYISMGEGVESFVVPNKAGYTQRGEFVPDVISRQIEIGLRGGEQISWSLAAFQINRPVVEDKAPDYKVDGEAVHRGLEAQATFAGGRWQTGASVMYLDARREDSQLNPAVNGNKPVNVPHTTLRANVNYQVPSFAGLAVNSRVSYEGERAVLADNSILLPGWTRVDAGVSYEMKWEDIQTQWRLSVENITDQRYWREAPTQYGHIYLYPGEERSVWLSLQAAL from the coding sequence ATGGGAAGTTTCAAATTAACAGCGATTTTATTAACACCGTTTTTTGCAGCCACGTCATTCGCGGAAAGTCAGCTTTCAACGATCACAATTAAAAATCCCGGCACGAGCGAAATTTCCGATGTCTCGGGGATGGGAGAAATTCCCGTCAAAGAACTGCCGGTATCGGTGAAACTGATTTCGAATGAAACCATGCAAGCGCAAGGGATTCATCGTCTCGCGGATATCACATTGATTGATGCGTCAGCGACGGACAGTTACACGGCGACAGGGTACTGGGACTATTTGTCTTTGCGCGGATTCACTTTGGATAATCGCGGAAATTATCTGCGCGAAGGGCTGCCTATCAATGCCGAGACTTCTATGGGGCTTGATAATAAAGAACGATTAGAGATTCTAAAAGGGTTGACGGGCGTGCAGACGGGAACAAGTGCCCCTGGCGGTCTTGTGAATTACGTCGTGAAACGTCCGACAAATAAAGACCTGCGTGTTGTACGTAGTGAATTGAACGACAAAGGAAACGTTTTAACCGCGGCGGATGTCGGGGGCCGCGTTCAAGGTTTTGAAAATGCGGGTTACCGCATGAATATTGCCTATGAAAAACTGGAGCCGCATCTGCGCGATAGTGATGGTTCGCGGGCCTTGGTGAGCCTTGCGAATGATTTGCGCCTCGGTGGTTCTGCGTTGGTGGAAACGGAAATCGAGTGGTCTCGTCGCTCACAACCAAGTCAAGCGGGCTTCAGTCTTTTGGGGCCGAAGCTGCCGGAGGTTGCAGATCCTTCGTTGAATTTGAACAATCAGGCGTGGACTCAGCCTGTTGTCTTTACGGGACTGACGGGTTCTGTGAAGTTTTCGCAAACGCTGAGCGAATCGGTGAATTGGAATGTGATTGTTGGTAGTCAGAACCTCACGACAGACGATCGCTTGGCCTATCCTTATGGATGTTCGGCCGAAAACAATTACGATCGCTACTGTTCGGATGGGACGTTTGACATGTACGATTATCGCAGTGAAAACGAACGTCGCGAAATGCACGCCTTAAAAATGACGTTGCAAAAGCAAGCACAGCTTGGTGAGTCCCGCCATCAATTCAGTTTCGGAATTTTAGGCACGACGGCGAATGAACGCTTTCAGCGCCAGGCTTATAACTACGCCGGCATCGGCAACGTGCAGGGAACGGGTGTCGGCACGGCCAATGCCACATTGAATGATGAAAGCACGAATCGCGATTCACAAAATGCCGAGGCCTCGGTGATGGATGCGGTTTCATTCGGAGCATGGCAAGCGTGGTTGGGACTGCGTTATACGTATATTCATCGCGCGAGTGTTAGAACCGATGGATCGCGTGCCGTGGATAACAGTCAAAATTTTGTGATTCCCTGGGGCGCACTTTCATATGATTTTGAAAAAGTGATGGCGTATATCAGCATGGGCGAAGGTGTTGAGTCGTTCGTTGTTCCGAACAAAGCCGGATACACTCAGCGCGGTGAATTCGTGCCCGATGTGATCAGCAGACAAATTGAAATCGGTCTGCGCGGCGGGGAGCAGATCTCTTGGTCGTTGGCGGCTTTTCAAATCAACCGCCCCGTTGTGGAAGATAAAGCTCCCGACTATAAAGTCGATGGCGAAGCTGTTCACCGCGGCCTCGAAGCACAAGCGACTTTTGCTGGCGGTCGCTGGCAAACGGGAGCTTCTGTTATGTATTTGGATGCTCGCCGTGAAGACAGTCAGTTGAATCCGGCTGTGAATGGCAACAAACCTGTTAATGTGCCTCACACGACGTTGCGCGCGAATGTGAATTATCAAGTTCCGTCGTTTGCAGGACTCGCTGTGAATTCGCGCGTGTCCTATGAAGGAGAGCGGGCGGTGCTTGCGGATAACAGTATCCTGTTACCGGGCTGGACACGTGTCGATGCGGGCGTGTCTTACGAAATGAAATGGGAAGATATTCAAACGCAGTGGCGCTTGTCAGTCGAAAACATCACGGACCAGCGATATTGGCGTGAAGCTCCTACGCAGTACGGGCATATTTATCTGTATCCGGGGGAAGAGCGCAGCGTGTGGTTGAGTTTGCAAGCGGCGCTTTAA
- a CDS encoding ATP-binding protein codes for MRIQYSLFDTLLEPVFVLNSDQKVVYCNETAAIVAGLSVRKITRGMKFLELFEFSEPIDGLKDIISISDATPYKEVNFKTSQGGEGKIQITLQPIFDSMGDKNWIVFVRDVTLEERLQKKYRAELEQKEDVIKALEDAKVQLENYSKNLEQMVADRTRELSRLNQTMSALLDSLGQGFFIFNADGKILDVSSKACESTVECKPDGHSIWDVLKLPENKVEGFKKWMQTLFMEMLPFEDLAPLGPATYPHTQGRNIALEYHPLRSNEGVMEGVVVVASDITSLVEAQKQAETEKEHAKLIINMIKSKREIHRFIQEAQGMMIAVREEVSKDQEPYDTETLFRHLHTLKGGAALFSVKEVAEACHQAEGLLAELKNGWHHPTFIALRAKCFEIEDCFFKFLEETREILGSNAVNEERQIEIAISKLNDIARKVGTLPGGGPVAQELLLELAMEPVSQFLEPYNDVMLRLAEKIDKMMAPLKIDNGSVMVIPEIYNPLFATLVHAFRNAVDHGIEVPDTRINAGKPAEGQVEVCVSIRHDKSYPTLFIEIKDDGGGIDPVKIREKLAKRMVDTRKKTDHEVIQHIFDSQFSTRDQVTEISGRGVGMDAIKVAAEELQGRVWVDSTVGQGTTLSIEVPYITEFKKDKVVKAA; via the coding sequence ATGAGAATTCAGTACTCCCTCTTCGACACTTTGCTGGAACCTGTTTTTGTTCTGAACTCAGATCAAAAGGTTGTCTATTGCAATGAAACGGCGGCCATTGTCGCGGGACTTTCCGTGCGTAAAATTACGCGTGGAATGAAATTCTTAGAACTCTTTGAGTTCAGCGAACCCATCGATGGACTTAAAGACATTATCAGTATTTCAGACGCCACTCCTTATAAGGAAGTGAACTTCAAAACTTCCCAAGGCGGCGAAGGAAAAATTCAGATCACATTGCAGCCCATCTTCGATTCGATGGGCGACAAAAACTGGATCGTCTTCGTGCGTGACGTCACTTTAGAAGAGCGTTTGCAGAAAAAATACCGCGCCGAACTTGAACAAAAAGAAGACGTCATCAAAGCACTTGAAGACGCCAAAGTTCAGCTTGAAAACTACAGCAAAAACCTTGAACAGATGGTCGCGGATCGCACACGCGAACTTTCGCGTCTTAATCAGACGATGTCCGCCCTGCTCGACAGCTTGGGCCAAGGTTTCTTTATCTTCAATGCCGACGGAAAAATTCTGGATGTCTCTTCGAAGGCTTGTGAAAGCACGGTGGAATGCAAACCTGACGGTCACTCTATTTGGGATGTTTTAAAACTTCCTGAGAACAAAGTCGAAGGCTTCAAAAAATGGATGCAGACGCTGTTTATGGAAATGCTTCCATTTGAAGACCTTGCTCCGCTGGGCCCGGCGACTTATCCGCACACTCAAGGTCGCAATATCGCTCTTGAGTATCACCCGCTTCGCTCTAACGAAGGTGTGATGGAAGGCGTCGTGGTTGTTGCATCAGATATTACTTCTCTTGTCGAAGCTCAAAAACAAGCCGAGACCGAAAAAGAACACGCGAAGCTCATTATCAACATGATCAAGAGCAAGCGCGAGATCCATCGCTTCATCCAAGAAGCGCAAGGCATGATGATCGCCGTGCGCGAGGAAGTTTCCAAAGACCAAGAGCCTTATGACACGGAAACTCTTTTCCGCCACTTGCATACCCTCAAAGGGGGCGCGGCTCTTTTCTCTGTAAAAGAAGTTGCGGAAGCCTGTCATCAAGCCGAAGGCCTTCTTGCCGAATTAAAAAACGGCTGGCATCACCCGACGTTTATCGCCCTTCGTGCAAAATGTTTTGAGATCGAAGATTGTTTTTTCAAATTCCTTGAAGAAACGCGCGAGATTTTGGGTTCCAACGCGGTCAACGAAGAACGCCAGATTGAAATCGCGATCAGCAAACTTAACGACATCGCTCGCAAAGTCGGAACTCTTCCCGGCGGAGGCCCCGTCGCCCAAGAACTTCTTTTGGAACTCGCGATGGAGCCCGTCTCTCAATTCCTAGAGCCGTACAACGATGTCATGCTTCGTCTTGCCGAGAAGATCGACAAAATGATGGCGCCGCTCAAAATCGATAACGGCTCGGTCATGGTCATTCCAGAGATTTACAACCCTCTCTTCGCCACTCTCGTGCATGCGTTTAGAAACGCCGTCGATCACGGTATCGAAGTGCCGGATACACGCATCAACGCCGGCAAACCCGCAGAGGGACAAGTCGAAGTTTGTGTAAGCATTCGTCACGACAAGTCTTACCCGACCCTGTTTATTGAAATCAAAGATGACGGTGGCGGTATTGACCCTGTGAAAATTCGCGAAAAATTAGCGAAGCGCATGGTCGACACACGCAAGAAAACGGATCACGAAGTTATCCAGCATATTTTTGACAGTCAGTTTTCAACACGCGACCAAGTCACAGAGATTTCAGGTCGCGGTGTCGGAATGGACGCCATCAAAGTCGCCGCCGAAGAACTGCAAGGCCGCGTTTGGGTGGATTCGACTGTTGGACAAGGTACGACCCTGTCCATCGAAGTTCCTTACATCACAGAGTTTAAAAAAGACAAAGTCGTCAAAGCGGCTTAA
- a CDS encoding FecR domain-containing protein: protein MSRFGQTEKIIFACAMVALMVFSYFLYDDSLLFPKNVNGKLELIGDVAISQNDVRRKNLDTFSWVPASRKDYVYQNDSIFTGDRSEATIQLQDGTQIKIEPNSLITLNLKNGQMNLDLRYGNLTGELAKGASLTIKSGTEEFKLEAKPEAPEKSKIQFKKAHSGTVDLKLLSGDVKYVDKKKQAVQELPKNAVVAVTKKGEVKQLEKPELYLKTADNINWLRINPDDPLPFEWQSKGDVARYELEISPHEDFSSIAVSKLTNEMKAQVVEPLEPGSYYWRLKALDRDGHVSLTSPSQRMSITHLAGPQIVTPQQAAQINLELKVKPKEELATTTEVQWKAQPSLKTFTWQVSQDPEFQTVLKEGQTNTLAALTPKLPAGTYYVRVQGQTESQKLSPWSEPVSFTLNLFAHKEERPARPVLVTKKVEFTPPSGKDRNPASPQAPKLAWKPVLQTKNYHLQIARDASFAEAEKYDVNQNQVEWSQYRPGKYFYRVFAKGLNGLTSEPSETGTIEITAGGIILDPLKTINAIGQQPGPKETPISWTEVPFAKSYLVQVDTSKEFKQPQQMEYSSLGGTLTLNDPGRYNVRVQALDENNKPLTEFSNIEEVLYTFRAPLVAPSLMEPFNNASIFLQTEMEPFIWLEWKKVEGATSYRIEISDKADFSRTLIAKSLAGNRYLIKDRVPLGKIYWRVRAESKDDSESSEWAEKREFTLYHQKNETFVK, encoded by the coding sequence ATGTCACGTTTCGGACAGACAGAAAAAATCATCTTTGCTTGTGCCATGGTTGCGCTCATGGTGTTTTCGTACTTTTTGTACGACGACTCTCTGCTATTTCCGAAGAATGTAAACGGCAAATTGGAGCTTATTGGTGACGTAGCGATTTCACAGAACGACGTGCGCCGTAAAAATCTTGATACATTCAGTTGGGTGCCCGCTTCCCGCAAAGACTACGTCTACCAAAACGATTCTATTTTCACTGGTGATCGCTCTGAAGCAACGATTCAACTTCAAGACGGTACACAAATCAAAATCGAACCGAACTCTTTGATCACGTTGAACTTGAAAAACGGTCAAATGAATTTGGATCTGCGTTACGGTAACTTGACCGGGGAACTCGCGAAGGGCGCTTCATTGACGATTAAATCCGGTACGGAAGAGTTCAAACTCGAAGCCAAACCCGAAGCACCGGAAAAATCTAAAATCCAGTTCAAGAAAGCTCACAGTGGCACTGTCGACTTGAAACTGCTTTCCGGTGACGTGAAATACGTCGATAAAAAGAAACAGGCTGTGCAGGAGCTTCCGAAGAACGCCGTTGTTGCTGTCACTAAAAAGGGCGAAGTCAAACAACTGGAAAAGCCCGAGCTTTACCTTAAAACAGCAGACAACATCAATTGGTTGCGTATCAATCCTGACGATCCTCTTCCCTTCGAATGGCAATCCAAAGGTGATGTCGCTCGTTATGAATTAGAGATTTCTCCGCACGAGGATTTCAGCAGCATTGCCGTTTCTAAATTAACAAATGAAATGAAGGCTCAAGTTGTTGAACCTTTAGAGCCCGGTTCGTACTACTGGCGTTTGAAAGCTTTGGATCGCGATGGCCACGTTTCATTGACGTCGCCTTCACAACGTATGAGCATCACGCATTTGGCGGGACCACAAATCGTAACGCCCCAACAAGCCGCTCAAATCAATCTTGAATTGAAAGTCAAACCAAAGGAAGAACTTGCCACGACAACGGAAGTTCAATGGAAAGCCCAACCTTCTTTAAAAACTTTCACATGGCAAGTATCGCAAGATCCTGAGTTCCAAACTGTTCTTAAAGAAGGACAGACAAATACTTTGGCAGCACTTACCCCCAAGCTTCCTGCAGGAACTTATTACGTCCGTGTGCAAGGTCAGACAGAAAGTCAGAAACTTTCACCGTGGTCTGAACCTGTCTCTTTCACTTTGAATCTTTTTGCGCATAAAGAAGAAAGACCGGCCCGGCCCGTTCTTGTCACCAAGAAAGTGGAGTTCACTCCGCCTTCGGGCAAAGACCGTAACCCAGCTTCTCCGCAAGCGCCGAAACTGGCGTGGAAACCTGTTTTGCAAACGAAGAATTATCATCTGCAAATCGCGCGCGATGCGAGCTTTGCCGAAGCTGAAAAATATGACGTGAATCAAAATCAAGTGGAGTGGTCGCAATACCGCCCCGGTAAATATTTCTATCGTGTTTTCGCCAAAGGCTTAAACGGCCTGACAAGCGAGCCGAGCGAAACCGGAACTATTGAGATCACTGCCGGCGGTATCATTCTAGATCCGTTGAAAACGATCAATGCCATCGGCCAACAACCCGGCCCCAAAGAAACGCCGATTTCTTGGACGGAAGTTCCTTTTGCAAAATCTTATTTGGTGCAAGTCGATACATCGAAAGAGTTCAAACAGCCACAACAAATGGAGTACAGCTCTTTGGGCGGAACTTTGACTCTCAATGATCCGGGCCGTTACAACGTGCGCGTGCAGGCTTTGGATGAAAACAACAAGCCTCTGACTGAGTTCTCGAATATCGAGGAAGTCCTTTATACGTTCCGTGCTCCACTCGTCGCGCCGTCATTGATGGAGCCATTCAATAACGCTTCGATCTTCCTGCAAACCGAGATGGAACCTTTCATCTGGCTCGAATGGAAAAAAGTCGAAGGCGCGACTTCTTATCGTATTGAAATTTCCGACAAAGCCGACTTCTCGCGCACATTGATTGCGAAGTCTTTGGCTGGCAATCGCTATTTGATCAAAGACCGCGTTCCTCTCGGCAAGATCTACTGGCGTGTGCGTGCGGAATCAAAAGACGACTCTGAGTCTTCAGAGTGGGCTGAAAAACGCGAATTCACACTTTACCACCAGAAAAATGAGACGTTTGTAAAATGA
- a CDS encoding SpoIIE family protein phosphatase translates to MLALKIFEDDKIAYVFDSSSSMSGTMAAQIKTQLNAVLGTTKPIFQDYLQQQKFTSISDSIFMNEFALESIVVFEPSATDAYEKKATLEKVPEQTAGVLASLQAQMPTYFTEVDAARRVVKVPFSDDRVFIMEKVSDETKTRNTVFLVIVRMSEASEMFRAAMSQKMYLISQDGTVLFGPDGMPGRKLQETVSPTFLSGAKSQVAQGAETDKAVDGTELLVSFSRAGFGDLTVVTTVEKEKALGAVQILIRKSLIFFGILISVTVILSLFASSGLTQALTQLFDATKKVAEGDFNIRVKVQSNDEVGSLADNFNLMAAEVSRLLDQTAEKARMESELQTAKTVQETLFPETRAKIGPLAIAGYYEPASECGGDWWHYCQIGQKIFLWIGDATGHGAPAALITSAAKSASTIIERLNISPAKALELLNRSIYDVSKGRIMMTFFLASFDLETGELVYCNASHEAPFLIKKSEGPLKKKDLIPLNEVNNPRLGQARDSVYQQTSIQVDEGDSVFFYTDGIPDIQNPGKEAWGEREFIKALIAANKDFPGVNDSVERFAVSFQGHRQGAPLVDDVTFFVVKREALN, encoded by the coding sequence GTGCTCGCGCTGAAAATCTTTGAAGACGACAAGATTGCTTACGTCTTTGATTCTTCCAGCAGTATGTCGGGAACTATGGCGGCTCAAATTAAGACACAGCTTAATGCCGTGCTCGGAACGACGAAGCCTATCTTTCAAGATTACTTGCAACAACAAAAATTCACGTCGATTTCAGATTCGATCTTCATGAACGAGTTCGCACTTGAGTCGATCGTTGTCTTTGAACCTTCAGCGACAGACGCTTACGAGAAAAAAGCGACACTTGAAAAAGTTCCGGAGCAAACGGCCGGAGTTCTTGCTTCGCTGCAAGCTCAGATGCCAACGTATTTCACGGAAGTCGATGCCGCTCGCCGTGTGGTTAAAGTTCCTTTTAGTGATGATCGTGTTTTCATCATGGAAAAGGTGAGTGACGAAACGAAAACGCGCAACACGGTTTTCCTTGTGATCGTGCGTATGAGTGAGGCGTCGGAAATGTTCCGCGCGGCGATGTCGCAAAAAATGTATTTGATCTCGCAAGACGGCACGGTGTTGTTCGGACCTGATGGAATGCCGGGACGAAAACTGCAAGAGACAGTCAGCCCCACGTTCCTGTCTGGGGCAAAAAGCCAGGTGGCGCAAGGTGCGGAAACAGATAAAGCCGTGGATGGCACTGAATTGCTGGTGTCTTTCTCGCGCGCGGGTTTCGGTGATTTGACTGTTGTAACGACGGTCGAAAAAGAAAAAGCTTTGGGTGCCGTGCAGATTTTGATTCGAAAATCTTTGATCTTCTTCGGGATCTTGATTTCCGTGACGGTGATTCTAAGTCTCTTTGCTTCCAGCGGTCTTACGCAGGCATTGACGCAGCTTTTTGATGCGACAAAAAAAGTGGCTGAAGGGGACTTCAACATTCGCGTGAAAGTACAAAGTAATGACGAAGTGGGCAGCCTGGCCGACAATTTCAATTTGATGGCGGCGGAAGTATCGCGTCTTTTGGATCAAACGGCGGAAAAAGCGCGGATGGAGTCAGAGCTGCAAACCGCAAAGACGGTGCAAGAGACTCTGTTCCCTGAAACGCGCGCGAAGATCGGTCCTTTGGCGATTGCGGGCTATTATGAACCTGCCAGTGAGTGCGGCGGCGATTGGTGGCATTACTGTCAAATCGGTCAGAAAATTTTCTTGTGGATCGGCGATGCGACAGGGCACGGGGCCCCGGCAGCATTGATCACGAGTGCCGCGAAATCGGCTTCAACGATTATTGAAAGATTGAATATCTCTCCGGCGAAGGCGTTGGAACTTCTGAATCGTTCTATTTATGACGTGTCTAAAGGGCGCATCATGATGACGTTCTTCCTGGCGTCCTTCGATTTGGAAACGGGCGAGCTTGTTTATTGTAATGCCTCTCACGAAGCGCCGTTCTTGATTAAGAAAAGCGAGGGACCGCTTAAGAAAAAAGATTTGATTCCTTTGAATGAGGTGAATAATCCCAGATTGGGACAGGCACGCGATTCCGTGTATCAACAGACAAGTATTCAGGTAGACGAAGGAGACTCCGTTTTCTTTTATACCGATGGAATTCCAGATATTCAAAACCCTGGAAAAGAAGCCTGGGGTGAGAGAGAATTTATTAAAGCCTTGATCGCCGCCAACAAAGATTTTCCAGGCGTGAATGATTCCGTAGAACGTTTTGCAGTCAGCTTTCAAGGCCATCGTCAAGGGGCGCCCTTGGTCGATGACGTGACCTTTTTTGTGGTCAAACGCGAAGCTCTTAATTAA
- a CDS encoding response regulator, whose product MESGKSKILILEDDESVGSALKEILSRAGHHVFLAARPDEANNVLSQNTNIEFLFCDCLLPQMTGLDFIKQAKTNYPGARFKVVLMSGIYTDKSFIQEATQSTQAVAFLKKPFEMEQVLKIVKKEEAPKREESGARKLLYQMFANPTVTNRQKRKVIESIEEVSGFDLPFLYSLLAETKSSGYLNIYNADGSVSGISFCNGNIVGVDVDDKTTFLGEMLIQSGYATPKDVQEALRDKNNRRIGNYLIQNNQLSPHAFDLILMEQMNIRLVRTIVDQKIRVNFASAEVEMTNPSIDADTLSYYLHDWIASKISVNWLKSLYVMWSGNVIVKSPTFRDDHPALAMSLVKALDGLSVKLNNQMTLTQLLDIKGYNEVAVYKAVHFLLTKGLVVFAQRAAFSSPQEQLKVLRKILVELEGKNSFDILSYMETGTGGGSLDSLLADFMTLIGDEPQDKASEVYTTWAKVKKLAEEAVIAAADSSKVAQYRQASQKSEAEAKLRATSLMEDVKKSLQFNQYAKALELLAEVAKLNPQTQQMHLYSSWAKLGSMDVTKKQFVMKEVELELMQVPPDERYDTLFPFVIGLFNKAKGDVMAAKKSFEKSVALDPSFIPARREISLLSAQNKKQDVFNMDLKQVVSGFFKKR is encoded by the coding sequence GTGGAATCAGGTAAATCAAAGATCTTGATATTGGAAGACGACGAGAGCGTTGGCTCGGCATTAAAAGAAATTTTAAGCCGTGCCGGGCATCACGTCTTTTTGGCTGCTCGCCCGGACGAAGCCAATAATGTGCTTTCACAAAACACCAATATCGAATTTCTTTTCTGTGATTGTCTTCTTCCGCAAATGACGGGTTTGGATTTTATCAAGCAAGCTAAAACCAATTATCCCGGCGCTCGTTTCAAAGTCGTTTTGATGAGCGGTATCTACACGGATAAATCTTTCATTCAAGAGGCGACCCAAAGCACGCAGGCCGTGGCCTTCCTTAAAAAGCCTTTTGAGATGGAGCAGGTTCTTAAAATCGTAAAAAAAGAAGAAGCTCCTAAGCGCGAAGAATCCGGCGCACGTAAACTTCTTTATCAAATGTTCGCGAATCCCACTGTGACGAATCGCCAAAAAAGAAAGGTGATTGAGTCCATCGAAGAAGTCAGTGGATTTGACTTGCCGTTTTTGTATTCTTTGCTCGCAGAAACTAAATCCAGCGGTTATTTAAATATCTACAATGCGGACGGTTCTGTTTCCGGTATTTCTTTCTGTAACGGCAACATCGTTGGTGTGGACGTCGACGATAAAACGACTTTCTTAGGCGAGATGTTGATCCAAAGCGGTTACGCGACACCGAAAGACGTGCAAGAAGCTTTGCGCGATAAAAACAACCGTCGTATCGGGAATTATCTGATTCAAAACAATCAACTAAGTCCCCATGCGTTTGATTTGATCTTGATGGAGCAAATGAACATTCGCTTGGTGCGCACGATCGTGGATCAAAAAATCCGCGTGAACTTTGCTTCCGCGGAAGTCGAGATGACAAATCCAAGTATCGACGCCGATACTTTGTCTTATTATCTGCATGACTGGATTGCCTCGAAAATCTCTGTGAATTGGCTTAAATCTTTGTATGTGATGTGGTCAGGAAACGTGATTGTGAAAAGTCCGACCTTCCGGGACGATCATCCGGCATTGGCGATGTCTTTGGTTAAAGCCTTGGATGGTTTGAGCGTGAAGCTCAACAATCAAATGACTTTGACGCAACTCTTGGACATCAAAGGTTACAACGAGGTCGCGGTTTATAAAGCCGTGCATTTCCTTTTGACCAAGGGGCTTGTTGTCTTCGCCCAAAGAGCCGCGTTCTCAAGCCCGCAAGAACAACTCAAAGTTTTGCGCAAAATTCTTGTCGAGCTGGAAGGCAAAAACAGTTTCGATATTCTTTCGTACATGGAAACCGGCACGGGCGGAGGGTCGTTGGATTCTCTTCTTGCGGACTTTATGACCTTGATTGGAGATGAGCCTCAAGACAAAGCGTCGGAAGTCTATACGACGTGGGCTAAGGTGAAAAAACTTGCAGAGGAAGCTGTGATAGCAGCGGCGGACTCCAGCAAAGTGGCACAGTACCGTCAAGCGAGCCAAAAATCAGAAGCGGAAGCGAAACTTCGCGCGACATCTTTGATGGAAGACGTGAAGAAGAGCCTGCAGTTCAATCAGTACGCGAAAGCTCTAGAGCTTTTAGCGGAAGTGGCGAAGCTCAATCCGCAAACGCAACAAATGCATCTTTACAGTTCGTGGGCGAAATTGGGTTCCATGGACGTCACGAAGAAGCAGTTCGTGATGAAAGAAGTTGAACTTGAGTTGATGCAAGTTCCGCCGGACGAGCGCTATGATACGCTCTTCCCATTCGTGATTGGTTTGTTTAATAAAGCCAAAGGGGATGTGATGGCGGCGAAAAAGTCATTCGAAAAGAGTGTCGCCCTGGATCCATCGTTCATTCCTGCGCGCCGAGAAATTTCTTTGCTCAGCGCTCAGAATAAAAAACAAGATGTGTTCAATATGGACCTGAAACAGGTTGTTTCAGGCTTCTTTAAGAAACGTTAG
- a CDS encoding ATP-binding protein, which yields MNSYVKVAITGGPSGGKTTLIEALKKELGQKCAVVPEAASILYRGGFPRFKEAQGVIHAQKAIYYTQHELEDMVCVISQKPLIVCDRGSLDAVAYWPADEAHFFQSVKSTREAELARYDWVIHLDTAALDYYDTNNPIRTETFQEAWDLNNRIAKAWEGHPRRVVITHNEDFLSKMTTSLSVIRAIMTHKSAEEIKKELL from the coding sequence ATGAATTCATACGTCAAAGTTGCTATTACTGGAGGCCCTTCCGGGGGAAAAACAACTCTTATCGAAGCTCTGAAAAAGGAACTCGGTCAAAAATGTGCGGTCGTTCCTGAGGCAGCGAGTATTTTGTATCGCGGAGGCTTTCCTCGCTTCAAAGAGGCGCAAGGCGTGATTCACGCGCAAAAAGCGATTTACTACACACAACACGAACTTGAAGACATGGTCTGCGTGATAAGCCAAAAGCCTTTGATTGTCTGCGATCGCGGTTCTCTTGACGCCGTTGCTTATTGGCCTGCCGATGAAGCGCACTTTTTCCAAAGCGTGAAAAGCACTCGCGAAGCGGAGCTAGCTCGCTATGACTGGGTGATTCACTTAGACACGGCGGCTTTGGATTATTACGATACCAACAATCCGATCCGCACAGAGACTTTCCAAGAAGCGTGGGATTTGAACAATCGTATCGCCAAAGCTTGGGAAGGACACCCACGTCGCGTGGTGATCACTCACAACGAAGATTTTCTTTCTAAAATGACAACGTCGCTTTCCGTGATCAGAGCAATCATGACTCACAAAAGCGCGGAAGAGATCAAAAAGGAACTGCTCTAA